Proteins found in one Mustela lutreola isolate mMusLut2 chromosome 10, mMusLut2.pri, whole genome shotgun sequence genomic segment:
- the IVL gene encoding involucrin: MSQQHTLPVTLPPALSQEPLKPVSPPINTQQEQVKQPISIPALCQNMPSKLPGEVLLEHGEKHTTLVKGVSEQQCEPQQQEQHLEQQQHQQQQESEQQEQHLEDQQQQQQESQQQELCLEQQQQQQEAQGQKLCLEQHLEQQQHQESQKQELHLDQHLEQPQQESQEQELHLEEHLEQQQLQELQEQELHLGEHLEQWKEELQDQKIQQQQQKEQCEEHQEAKNLEQQLEHVQAQRKRQQKEELKQEKKFLDQQLDQELAKRNEPLEKKGDQLLEEQEQQPEPAEQQEGQMEQPAIVPAPGEVQETQLVQPLKGEVLPLTEQQQQKQKVYGSPKHK, translated from the coding sequence ATGTCCCAGCAACATACTCTGCCAGtgaccctgccccctgccctcagTCAAGAGCCCCtcaagcctgtttctcctcccaTAAATACCCAGCAGGAGCAAGTGAAACAACCAATTTCAATACCTGCCTTGTGCCAGAATATGCCCTCCAAGCTCCCAGGGGAGGTCCTCTTGGAGCATGGGGAGAAACACACCACTCTTGTGAAGGGGGTATCTGAGCAACAATGTGAGCCACAGCAGCAGGAACAGCATCTGGAAcagcagcagcaccagcagcaACAAGAATCAGAGCAGCAGGAACAGCATCTGGAAGatcagcaacagcagcagcaagaaTCACAGCAGCAGGAACTGTGCCtggaacagcagcagcagcaacaagaaGCACAGGGACAGAAGTTGTGCCTGGAACAGCAtctggagcagcagcagcaccaggaGTCACAGAAGCAAGAACTGCACCTGGATCAGCATCTGGAACAGCCGCAGCAAGAATCACAGGAACAGGAACTTCACCTGGAAGAGCATCTGGAACAGCAGCAGCTGCAAGAGTTACAGGAGCAGGAATTACACTTGGGAGAGCATCTGGAACAGTGGAAGGAGGAGCTACAGGATCAGAAAatacaacagcagcagcaaaagGAACAGTGTGAGGAACATCAGGAAGCAAAAAATCTGGAGCAGCAACTGGAGCACGTGCAAGCACAAAGGAAGCGGCAGCAAAAGGAAGagctaaaacaggaaaaaaagttcTTGGACCAGCAACTGGATCAAGAGCTAGCAAAGAGAAATGAGCCACTGGAAAAGAAAGGAGACCAGCTCCTGGAAGAACAGGAACAGCAGCCAGAGCCagcagagcagcaggaggggcagatggagcaGCCTGCAATTGTCCCAGCTCCTGGTGAGGTCCAAGAGACCCAGCTGGTTCAGCCACTGAAGGGAGAAGTCTTACCCCTGACGGAGCAGCAACAGCAGAAGCAGAAGGTATATGGCTCTCCAAAACATAAGTAA